From the Diospyros lotus cultivar Yz01 chromosome 13, ASM1463336v1, whole genome shotgun sequence genome, one window contains:
- the LOC127788248 gene encoding uncharacterized protein LOC127788248, whose product MRIRKRFPLSSFSSPPHLSDPQLLHRFPAVQHPVHGGAQPPPPGRPLAQEGSSRTSPPPSDPPNQPPNQPPAIRRGSTRWVSEVNRQKALEGEEGEEERLEDEEERSKHSRKGSILCAQVGAGHLLPTASSHQEERVEILVPPKKRRGSFERSRQGDETAITMEEEKKEVKPEVKSKRSKKSGNNGAGGGKKKARVRGNEIMEGSRCSRVNGRGWRCCQPTLVGYSLCEHHLGKGRLRSMGSVPSSTAAVAAAPASVPALEDDRRDGNDDDEDEDEEEEEEEKPATMRKKRVKLGMVKARSISSLLGQTNNAVVAAAVCDDDK is encoded by the exons ATGAGGATCAGGAAACGCTTCCCTCTCTCTTCGTTCTCCTCCCCACCCCATCTCTCAGATCCCCAACTCCTCCACCGTTTCCCGGCGGTGCAACACCCCGTCCACGGCGGAGCGCAGCCGCCCCCACCTGGCCGTCCCTTAGCGCAAGAGGGCAGCAGCAGGACTAGTCCTCCGCCGTCCGATCCTCCAAATCAGCCGCCCAATCAGCCGCCGGCGATCAGAAGGGGAAGCACCAGATGGGTTTCCGAGGTGAATCGGCAAAAG GCTTTGGAAGGCGAAGAGGGTGAAGAAGAGAGATTGGAAGACGAAGAAGAGAGGAGCAAGCATAGCAG GAAAGGAAGCATCCTATGTGCACAAGTAGGTGCTGGCCATCTGCTACCTACTGCATCTTCTCACCAAG AGGAAAGAGTAGAGATACTTGTTCCGCCCAAGAAGAGAAGAGGGAGCTTTGAAAGAAGCAGGCAAGGCGATGAGACGGCGATAACAatggaggaagagaagaaggaggTCAAGCCCGAAGTGAAGTCCAAGAGAAGCAAGAAAAGCGGCAATAATGGCGCCGGTGGTGGGAAGAAGAAGGCGAGGGTTAGAGGAAACGAGATCATGGAGGGATCGCGATGCAGCCGCGTTAACGGGCGAGGGTGGAGGTGCTGCCAGCCGACTCTTGTGGGCTACTCTCTCTGCGAGCACCATTTGGGAAAGGGAAGGCTTCGAAGCATGGGAAGCGTCCCGAGCAGTACTGCAGCCGTAGCTGCAGCTCCGGCTAGTGTACCAGCACTGGAAGATGATCGTCGCGATggcaatgatgatgatgaggatgaggatgaggaggaggaggaggaagagaagcCGGCGACgatgaggaagaagagggtGAAGCTTGGCATGGTGAAAGCTCGATCCATAAGCAGCTTGCTTGGCCAAACAAACAATGCAGTTGTAGCAGCAGCAGTCTGTGATGATGACAAATGA
- the LOC127788261 gene encoding homeobox-leucine zipper protein HAT14-like, which translates to MVSMFLYYSFITPYLTPFSGPYLSIKHPIPISLLSLSLSLSEPESVVRSNMELALSLGETPKAFTFLDQSTQKKTTALNKDPGFCMALGPLVNGGAKREEIIRTQPKETRGRGSPTSDQPVQLDLLPLAPVPRRQPPPQLSLSFPWLTENVLSHEPGRGLDGNRLAEDGAALSSPNSTVSSFQMDLIYRSGHGRGKRDAETYLNEADADQRGASSRGSDEEENGLTRKKLRLSKEQSAFLEESFKEHSTLNPKQKLALAKQLNLRPRQVEVWFQNRRARTKLKQTEVDCEYLKRCYETLTEENRRLQKEVQELRALKTSQPFYMQLPATTLTMCPSCERVVTTTATTTATGGTNSTLLTLTKSRSLFPHAQHQQQAASS; encoded by the exons ATGGTTTCCATGTTTTTATACTATTCATTCATCACTCCGTATTTAACACCTTTCTCCGGTCCTTATCTCTCAATCAAACACCCAATTccaatctctcttctctctctctctctctctctctctgaaccTGAATCTGTTGTACGCTCTAACATGGAGTTAGCTTTGAGCCTGGGAGAAACCCCCAAAGCCTTCACATTTCTTGACCAGTCGACCCAGAAGAAGACCACAGCATTGAACAAAGATCCAGGCTTCTGCATGGCCTTAGGCCCTCTCGTCAATGGCGGAGCCAAGAGAGAAGAGATCATCAGAACTCAACCAAAAGAGACCCGCGGGCGAGGCTCGCCGACCTCCGATCAACCGGTCCAGCTTGATCTCCTCCCTCTCGCTCCGGTTCCCCGCCGGCAACCACCGCCCCAGCTCTCGCTCAGCTTCCCATGGCTCACTGAGAACG TGTTATCTCATGAACCGGGAAGAGGGCTGGACGGGAACCGTCTGGCGGAGGACGGGGCGGCGCTGTCGTCCCCAAACAGCACAGTCTCGTCGTTCCAGATGGACTTGATATACAGAAGCGGCCATGGGAGAGGCAAACGGGACGCGGAGACGTATCTAAACGAAGCTGACGCAGATCAGAGAGGCGCCTCTTCGAGAGGCAGCGACGAAGAAGAGAACGGCCTGACGAGGAAGAAGCTCAGACTCTCCAAAGAGCAATCGGCTTTTCTTGAAGAAAGCTTCAAGGAACACAGTACCCTCAACCCT AAACAGAAGCTTGCTCTTGCAAAGCAATTGAATCTTCGTCCTCGCCAAGTGGAAGTCTGGTTTCAGAATCGAAGAGCAAG GACAAAATTGAAGCAGACAGAGGTAGACTGTGAGTATTTAAAGAGATGCTACGAGACATTGACAGAAGAGAACAGGAGATTGCAGAAAGAGGTTCAAGAATTAAGAGCTCTCAAGACTTCCCAGCCTTTCTACATGCAGCTTCCAGCCACCACTCTCACCATGTGCCCTTCCTGTGAGCGCGTCGTCACCACCACCGCCACCACCACCGCCACCGGCGGCACTAACAGTACACTGCTGACCCTCACTAAATCTAGATCATTATTCCCCCATGCCCAACACCAACAGCAGGCAGCTAGTTCATAA
- the LOC127789253 gene encoding uncharacterized protein LOC127789253, with protein MGDETPNTMNLDLNLDPFPSTDDELGSETLGEGGPRAVNLEEWIEGQRVRYREAVRRGTRYRWRSVRPGPIPPEPRSIALDLMVNSSTAADGGLQTGEGSVPSQQRNNEETKTCENNAVLVANEELKEGDAEKLDGDGGSFFDCNICLDMARDPIVTCCGHLFCWSCIYRWLQVHSDAKECPVCKGEVTIKNVTPIYGRGNSTPEPEEDSSVKIPARPQARRIESWRQTIQRNAFAIPMEEMIRRLGSRFDLSRDLVQVQPQNGDGADGSPERANSLLNQLLTSRGMRREHNAGALPDDPVEVELTQGGPTNLDMAENRRVSSLLRRRSHAHRAATISNLTSALSSRDRLLDTFFRHHHHVEREQEQPPPVDDRDSMSSIAAVIHSESQTFDTAVEIDSTVALSTSSSRRRNDASRVSDVDSGDSRAHRRRRFH; from the coding sequence ATGGGGGATGAGACGCCAAATACGATGAATTTGGATTTGAATTTGGATCCATTTCCGTCTACTGATGACGAGCTGGGATCAGAAACATTGGGCGAAGGGGGTCCCCGGGCTGTGAACTTGGAGGAGTGGATTGAGGGGCAGCGTGTTCGCTATAGAGAAGCGGTCAGGCGGGGCACTAGGTATCGATGGCGATCGGTAAGACCGGGTCCAATTCCACCCGAACCCAGGAGCATTGCCCTGGACTTGATGGTAAATTCTAGCACTGCTGCTGATGGCGGTTTACAAACTGGGGAGGGCAGTGTCCCGTCCCAGCAAAGAAAcaatgaagaaacaaaaactTGCGAGAATAATGCGGTCCTTGTGGCCAATGAGGAATTAAAAGAGGGAGACGCGGAGAAGCTTGATGGAGACGGAGGAAGCTTTTTCGATTGTAATATATGCTTGGACATGGCTAGGGATCCTATTGTGACTTGCTGCGGCCATCTGTTTTGTTGGTCATGCATTTATCGGTGGCTACAGGTTCATTCAGATGCCAAGGAATGTCCTGTGTGCAAGGGAGAGGTGACAATTAAGAATGTGACTCCCATTTATGGGCGTGGGAACAGTACCCCTGAGCCAGAGGAGGATTCAAGTGTCAAGATCCCTGCTAGGCCCCAAGCGCGCAGGATTGAGAGCTGGAGACAAACTATTCAGAGAAATGCATTTGCTATTCCAATGGAGGAAATGATAAGGCGCCTGGGCAGTAGGTTTGATCTGAGCAGGGATTTGGTGCAAGTGCAGCCACAGAATGGTGACGGTGCAGATGGTTCACCTGAAAGGGCTAACTCACTGCTCAACCAGCTTCTGACTTCTAGGGGAATGCGGAGAGAACATAATGCAGGGGCGTTACCAGATGACCCAGTTGAGGTTGAATTAACGCAAGGTGGCCCTACTAACTTGGACATGGCTGAAAACCGCAGGGTTTCCTCTCTTCTTCGTCGAAGGTCACATGCACACAGAGCTGCTACAATCTCAAATCTAACATCCGCATTGAGCTCTAGAGACAGGCTACTCGACACCTTTTTCCGCCACCACCACCATGTAGAAAGAGAACAAGAGCAGCCTCCACCTGTTGATGACAGAGATTCCATGTCAAGCATTGCAGCTGTTATCCACTCTGAGAGTCAGACCTTTGACACTGCAGTTGAAATAGACTCTACGGTGGCCCTCTCTACTTCATCATCCAGAAGGCGGAACGATGCTTCAAGGGTTTCAGATGTCGACAGCGGGGATTCCAGGGCACATAGGAGGAGGAGATTCCACTGA